The following are encoded in a window of Schistocerca nitens isolate TAMUIC-IGC-003100 chromosome 9, iqSchNite1.1, whole genome shotgun sequence genomic DNA:
- the LOC126204187 gene encoding matrix metalloproteinase-18-like, with translation MKAIILLLLFKIIYANDKSKAIKYLSDYGYLDITNVNDNTHVSDDTFREALMLFQLTYNLEISGELSDDTLNFMNMPRCGVKDEFGSYRTSLYKWNKQHIKWHYKGATKKVLQLTDEAFKIWQDKIDIQFKHDSNNPDILITNKRRKHKFEIDKSIHCSKDLDGKGNVLGHAFFPDMNNNPVEIHMDDDEIWYLEMNTNTPKGQTNLFEVLIHEIGHSLGLRHSDDYGSIMYAYYNGSHLELSQDDIDAIQSLYGKQSTPPTQLPIKPISPPIQSEPISLCQTKHIDHILIMNGILYVFYQKWVWIIKNTIPKCQLITDWLTFLPNDVNRIDGIYQRPSGELVIFSNNMIYMIHLQTLQLISGYPKPISSTGLRNNFKLNGIVNTYSGRTFIFFNDFFYAEIDECNFKYKVRGIISREYSGLPTGINSVFRYINGMLYFFRDDAFYEYNEFTKKVVKYGIFDLSLFGIDCIKSSSLISELIIVLNNTIQQLKHFSSI, from the coding sequence atgaaagCAATAATactcttattgttgtttaaaattatatatgccaatgataagagtaaagcaataaagtatttaagtgattatggatatttagatattacaaatgttaatgataatactcatgttagtgatgatacatttagagaagcattaatgttatttcagttaacatataatcttgaaataagtggtgaattaagtgatgatactttaaattttatgaacatgcctagatgtggtgtaaaagatgaatttggtagctatagaactagtttgtataaatggaataagcaacatatcaaatggcattataaaggtgctactaaaaaagtattacaattaactgatgaagcatttaaaatatggcaagataaaatagatattcagtttaaacacgatagcaataatcctgatatcttaattacaaataaaagacgtaaacataaatttgaaattgataaaagtatacattgttcaaaggatttagatggtaaaggtaatgttttaggtcatgcattttttccagatatgaataataatcctgtagaaatacatatggatgatgatgaaatatggtatttagagatgaatactaatacaccaaaaggacaaacaaatctatttgaagtattaatacatgagattggtcattcattaggtctacgtcattcagatgattatggttcaataatgtatgcatactataatggatcgcatttagaattatctcaagatgatattgatgctattcaaagtttatatggtaaacaatcaacacCACCAACACAATtaccaattaaaccaatttcaccacctatacaatcagaacctatatcattatgtcaaactaaacatattgatcacatattaataatgaatgggattttatatgttttttatcagaaatgggtgtggataattaaaaatacaataccaaaatgccaattaataactgattggttaacatttttaccaaatgatgtaaaccgtatagatggtatatatcagagacctagtggtgaacttgttatattttccaataatatgatatatatgatacatttacaaacattacaattgatatcaggatatccaaaaccaatatctagtacaggtttacgcaataatttcaaattaaatggtatagtgaacacttattctggtagaacatttattttctttaatgactttttctatgctgaaatagatgaatgtaattttaaatataaagtacgtggtattataagtagagaatattctggattaccaactggtataaattcagtatttaggtacattaatggtatgttgtacttttttagagatgatgccttttatgaatataatgaatttaccaaaaaagtagtaaagtatggtatatttgatttatcactatttggtatagattgtattaaatcatcttcgttaatatcagaactaataattgtactaaacaatacaatccaacaattaaaacatttttcttctatataa